A genomic window from Pecten maximus chromosome 4, xPecMax1.1, whole genome shotgun sequence includes:
- the LOC117326123 gene encoding beta-1,4-mannosyltransferase egh-like has protein sequence MKFIHYSGLIHLFVLCILFTILTIFVVMTGTFGPGMWQTFDPYTAYGKWPTILMYIMRFLTLVPLPLSICNFLGIVMFNTFPEKPKVKSSTLFGPFLCFRVVTRGTFPELVRKNVSRNIAICSELGLDNFIFEVVTDTGINLAKSSRTREVVVPTQYQSAKGCLYKARALQYCLEDDVNVLSDNDWIIHLDEETLLTESCVIGIINFINEGLYSFGQGAITYANEEIVCWITTIADLVRVGVDYGIIRYTLKYLHKPLFSWKGSYVVSNVGAERKITFDFGSEGSIAEDCFFALSAWREGYKFGFIEGEMWEKSTFSCMDFIRQRKRWVQGIIMVLLSRQIPARNKFGISVMVLSWLVMPITVPNLVLVPLCPLPMPNIINFLCGFMGGVMLFLFVFGAVKSFNYRRTGLLKFLFLCICPILMIPVCVLLETCAVTWALVSQKQGGFHIVKKETSPSRIEV, from the coding sequence ATGAAGTTTATTCATTATTCTGGTCTGATCCATCTGTTTGTGCTGTGTATCCTATTCACCATTTTGACCATCTTCGTCGTGATGACGGGCACTTTTGGTCCAGGCATGTGGCAAACTTTTGATCCCTATACAGCATACGGGAAATGGCCGACCATATTGATGTACATAATGAGATTTCTCACACTAGTACCATTGCCTCTATCTATATGTAACTTCCTAGGTATTGTAATGTTCAATACATTCCCAGAAAAGCCTAAAGTAAAATCATCGACACTTTTTGGACCATTTCTCTGCTTTAGAGTAGTTACCCGTGGAACATTTCCGGAACTAGTCAGAAAAAATGTGAGTAGGAATATTGCCATATGTTCCGAGCTTGGtcttgataattttatttttgaagtaGTGACCGACACAGGTATAAACTTGGCTAAATCGTCCCGTACTCGTGAGGTAGTTGTGCCAACACAATATCAGTCTGCGAAAGGATGTCTGTACAAAGCGCGAGCTCTCCAATACTGCCTCGAGGACGACGTTAATGTTCTATCCGACAATGACTGGATCATCCACTTGGATGAGGAAACACTACTAACCGAATCATGTGTAATTGgaatcatcaattttataaACGAGGGGCTCTACAGTTTTGGTCAGGGTGCCATCACATATGCCAATGAAGAAATCGTTTGTTGGATTACCACTATCGCCGATTTAGTCCGTGTTGGAGTAGACTATGGAATCATCCGATATACTCTTAAATATCTACACAAACCATTGTTTAGCTGGAAAGGAAGCTATGTGGTTTCAAATGTTGGTGCGGAAAGAAAGATAACCTTTGATTTTGGATCTGAAGGCAGCATAGCAGAGGACTGTTTTTTTGCTTTGAGTGCATGGCGAGAGGGGTACAAGTTTGGATTCATCGAGGGTGAAATGTGGGAAAAAAGTACTTTCTCCTGCATGGACTTCATTCGTCAGCGGAAGCGGTGGGTTCAAGGTATCATCATGGTCCTCCTCAGTCGTCAAATTCCCGCCAGGAACAAGTTTGGGATCTCTGTCATGGTCCTTAGTTGGCTCGTTATGCCAATCACCGTGCCTAACCTTGTCCTCGTACCATTGTGCCCTTTACCCATGCCAAACATCATCAACTTCCTATGTGGCTTCATGGGGGGAGTAATGCTCTTCCTGTTTGTATTCGGGGCAGTAAAATCGTTTAATTATCGTCGGACTGGATTGTTGAAATTCCTGTTTCTGTGTATCTGCCCCATTCTAATGATACCAGTATGTGTATTACTAGAGACATGCGCGGTGACATGGGCTCTTGTCTCCCAGAAACAAGGAGGGTTCCACATCGTCAAAAAGGAAACTAGTCCATCTCGCATAGAAGTGTAA
- the LOC117326554 gene encoding serine/arginine repetitive matrix protein 1-like codes for MPMDYPGVPVLNPKQEMGTIPKSKQPESHKVPLPMKLESPSSYDEMTKHRLSSLWLDRPDVSSQPPPSHAPSYYPTEDKASVQVSRSDKTHQRSCKSLMSPSKGTSSFRSLKPRSSKSLRSPGKPMRHQKTRSPSDARASSKARSGHHRRRHDSRSTSRSRRQPSSSRHRGYSPCRHDRMSTSRSIRSPSRKGYSDRSVSRRHKRPVSRHRSRGHHNRSSREKSRFYFDTSSSGSESS; via the coding sequence ATGCCAATGGACTACCCAGGTGTCCCGGTATTGAACCCCAAACAGGAAATGGGGACCATTCCCAAGTCCAAGCAGCCAGAGTCACATAAGGTACCTTTACCTATGAAGTTGGAGTCGCCATCTTCATATGATGAGATGACTAAGCATAGACTTAGTTCACTCTGGTTAGATCGACCTGATGTATCCAGTCAACCCCCGCCCAGTCATGCGCCCAGCTACTACCCAACTGAGGACAAAGCTAGTGTCCAAGTATCGAGGTCGGACAAGACACATCAAAGGTCATGTAAGTCTTTGATGTCACCTAGCAAAGGGACATCGTCTTTCAGGTCTCTTAAGCCAAGATCATCAAAGTCATTGAGGTCACCTGGAAAGCCGATGCGTCATCAAAAAACTAGGTCACCATCAGATGCTAGAGCCAGTTCAAAGGCTAGGTCTGGACACCATAGGCGCCGCCATGACTCCAGGTCAACATCCAGGTCTAGAAGGCAACCTAGTTCTTCTAGGCACCGAGGATATTCGCCATGTCGTCATGACCGTATGAGCACTAGCCGTAGTATTCGGTCTCCTTCAAGGAAAGGTTACAGCGATCGCTCTGTTTCGCGTCGCCACAAGCGTCCTGTTTCTCGTCATCGCAGTCGCGGTCATCACAATCGCTCCAGTCGTGAGAAGTCGAGATTTTATTTCGACACCTCAAGTTCTGGTAGCGAGTCCAGTTGA
- the LOC117326553 gene encoding uncharacterized protein LOC117326553, whose protein sequence is MLEKILPLVEPRHVLVLHCRGISGDSGAEAYLLLLHYVKKAVPEDQRIYLHCFNGDSYVCEQWSSAFRNLYFGFTSMAAGFTPPQVRALKWINHERVLLETDAPYFNRSGHKWCAPNQLYWTAEAVAKHLSYTAESLLNATVTNAQRLFRH, encoded by the coding sequence ATGTTGGAGAAGATTCTACCATTGGTGGAGCCTCGACATGTCTTGGTTCTCCATTGTAGAGGGATATCCGGAGATAGTGGAGCAGAAGCATACCTCCTTCTTCTACACTACGTAAAGAAGGCAGTGCCTGAAGACCAGCGGATATATCTCCATTGTTTCAATGGGGATTCCTATGTCTGTGAGCAGTGGTCTAGTGCTTTTAGGAATCTGTACTTCGGATTTACCAGCATGGCTGCAGGATTCACCCCACCTCAGGTTCGCGCCTTGAAGTGGATCAACCATGAGAGAGTGTTGTTGGAGACCGACGCCCCCTACTTCAACCGGTCAGGCCACAAGTGGTGTGCACCCAACCAATTGTATTGGACGGCGGAGGCTGTAGCAAAACACCTCAGCTACACGGCAGAATCCCTGCTGAATGCAACTGTAACCAACGCTCAACGACTGTTTCGTCACTAG